Proteins encoded together in one Streptomyces sp. B1I3 window:
- a CDS encoding xanthine dehydrogenase family protein molybdopterin-binding subunit — protein MSHAPQPLGAPVVRREGRDKVTGAARYAAEHTPPGCLYGWIVPAAVPRGRVTAVRTADALAVPGVHTVLTPDNAPRLEEPDDPVLAVLQDDRVPHRGWPVGLVLAESLEAAREGADAVRVEYATTGHDVVFTGDHPGLRTPEQANGGYPAVRERGDFDGAFAASPVRIDATYTLGGLHNHPMEPHASTATWADGHLTVHDSSQGSTTVRESLAQALGIDRDRITVISEHVGGGFGSKGTPRPQVVLAAMATRHTGRPVQLAVPRRYMPAIVGHRAPTVQRVRLGADREGVISAVAHEIATHTSTVKEFVEQAAVPARVMYTSPHSRTAHRVTALDVPSPSWMRAPGEASGMYALESAMDELACALGLDPIELRLRNEPAAEPDSGRPFSSRNLIACLDEGARRFGWYDRDPSPASRQEGQWLLGTGVASATYPVLLSPSAASATAVPDGSYRIGVNATDIGTGARTVLAQIAASALGTPQENVRIDIGNSDLPAGSVAGGSSGTASWGTAVHKAATALVRRLAEHTGPVPPEGITATADTEREAAQESPYARHAFGAHFAEVAVDSLTGEVRVRRLLGVFAAGRILNARTARSQFVGGMVMGLGMALTEGSTMDAVYGDFTERDLASYHVPSCADVPDIQAHWIDEEDPHLNPMGSKGIGEIGIVGTAAAIGNAVRHATGARLRALPLTPDKVLPYLP, from the coding sequence ATGAGCCACGCCCCCCAGCCGCTGGGCGCCCCCGTCGTCCGCCGCGAGGGCCGGGACAAGGTCACCGGCGCCGCGCGTTACGCCGCGGAGCACACCCCGCCCGGCTGTCTGTACGGCTGGATCGTCCCCGCCGCGGTGCCCAGGGGCCGCGTCACGGCGGTCCGCACCGCCGACGCGCTCGCCGTGCCGGGGGTACACACCGTCCTGACCCCGGACAACGCGCCGCGGCTCGAGGAGCCCGACGACCCGGTCCTCGCCGTCCTCCAGGACGACCGGGTGCCGCACCGGGGCTGGCCCGTGGGCCTGGTCCTGGCCGAGAGCCTCGAGGCGGCACGGGAGGGCGCCGACGCCGTCCGCGTCGAGTACGCGACCACCGGCCACGACGTCGTGTTCACCGGTGACCACCCGGGTCTCCGCACTCCCGAACAGGCCAACGGCGGTTACCCGGCCGTCCGCGAACGCGGTGACTTCGACGGCGCGTTCGCCGCCTCGCCCGTGCGGATCGACGCGACGTACACCCTCGGCGGACTCCACAACCACCCGATGGAGCCGCACGCCTCGACCGCCACCTGGGCCGACGGGCATCTGACGGTGCACGACTCCAGCCAGGGCTCCACCACCGTGCGCGAGAGCCTCGCCCAGGCCCTCGGGATCGACCGGGACCGGATCACCGTCATCTCCGAGCACGTCGGCGGCGGCTTCGGCTCCAAGGGCACTCCCCGCCCCCAGGTGGTCCTGGCGGCGATGGCCACCCGCCACACCGGGCGCCCGGTCCAACTCGCCGTGCCCCGTCGCTACATGCCCGCGATCGTGGGGCACCGCGCGCCGACGGTGCAGCGGGTACGGCTCGGTGCCGACCGCGAGGGTGTCATCTCCGCCGTGGCGCACGAGATCGCCACGCACACGTCCACCGTCAAGGAGTTCGTCGAGCAGGCCGCCGTACCCGCCCGCGTCATGTACACCTCGCCCCACAGCCGCACGGCGCACCGGGTGACCGCCCTGGACGTGCCCAGCCCGTCCTGGATGCGCGCGCCGGGGGAGGCCTCCGGGATGTACGCCCTGGAGTCGGCCATGGACGAACTGGCCTGCGCGCTGGGGCTCGACCCGATCGAACTCCGGCTGCGCAACGAGCCGGCGGCCGAGCCGGACAGCGGCCGCCCGTTCAGCAGCCGGAACCTCATCGCCTGCCTCGACGAAGGGGCGCGGCGGTTCGGGTGGTACGACCGGGACCCGAGCCCCGCCTCCCGGCAGGAGGGGCAGTGGCTGCTCGGCACGGGGGTCGCCTCGGCGACGTACCCCGTACTCCTCTCACCGTCCGCCGCCTCCGCCACCGCCGTGCCCGACGGCTCCTACCGGATCGGCGTCAACGCCACCGACATCGGCACCGGTGCCCGTACCGTCCTCGCGCAGATCGCCGCCTCGGCGCTCGGCACACCGCAGGAGAACGTCCGCATCGACATCGGCAACAGCGATCTGCCCGCGGGCTCCGTGGCCGGGGGCTCCTCGGGCACGGCGTCCTGGGGCACGGCGGTGCACAAGGCCGCCACCGCCCTGGTGCGCAGGCTCGCCGAGCACACCGGACCGGTCCCGCCGGAGGGCATCACGGCCACGGCCGACACCGAGCGGGAGGCGGCGCAGGAGTCCCCGTACGCACGGCACGCCTTCGGCGCGCACTTCGCCGAGGTGGCGGTCGACTCCCTCACGGGTGAGGTACGGGTACGCCGGCTGCTCGGAGTCTTCGCCGCCGGGCGCATCCTCAACGCCCGTACCGCGCGCTCCCAGTTCGTCGGAGGCATGGTCATGGGGCTCGGCATGGCCCTCACCGAGGGCAGCACGATGGACGCGGTGTACGGAGACTTCACCGAGCGGGACCTGGCCTCCTACCACGTGCCCTCCTGCGCCGACGTCCCCGACATCCAGGCGCACTGGATCGACGAGGAGGACCCCCACCTCAACCCCATGGGAAGCAAGGGCATCGGCGAGATCGGCATCGTCGGCACGGCGGCCGCCATCGGCAACGCCGTACGGCACGCCACGGGTGCCCGGCTCCGCGCTTTGCCGCTCACGCCGGACAAGGTGCTGCCCTACCTGCCGTGA
- a CDS encoding xanthine dehydrogenase family protein subunit M — translation MKPFAYLRPGSVAEAVHASAERPGARFLGGGTNLVDLMKLGVETPGVLIDVSRLPLDRVTRTDDGGLRIGATVRNSDLAAHPDVRSDYPALSQALLAGASGQLRNTATTAGNLLQRTRCPYFQDISKPCNKRSPGSGCPAREGAHRDLAVLGHSPECVATNPSDMAVALAALDATVRLYGPEGERTVPVTGFHRLPGDNPDQDTVIRPGELITEVVLPPRPDGAASLYRKARDRASYAFALASVAVSLTVSEGRVAHVSLAFGGLAHRPWRARVAEDVLRGAPAGREAFARAVEAELEAARPLRDNGFKVGLARNLAVGALTELTSPATPAG, via the coding sequence GTGAAACCCTTCGCCTACCTGCGCCCCGGATCCGTCGCCGAAGCCGTCCACGCGAGCGCGGAGCGCCCCGGTGCCCGGTTCCTCGGCGGCGGCACCAACCTCGTCGACCTCATGAAGCTCGGGGTGGAGACGCCCGGCGTGCTCATCGACGTCAGCAGGCTCCCGCTGGACCGCGTGACGCGGACGGACGACGGCGGCCTCCGCATCGGTGCGACCGTACGCAACAGCGATCTCGCCGCCCACCCCGACGTCCGCTCGGACTACCCCGCCCTGTCGCAGGCACTGCTGGCCGGGGCGTCCGGGCAGCTCCGCAACACCGCGACCACCGCCGGGAACCTGCTCCAGCGCACCCGCTGCCCGTACTTCCAGGACATCTCCAAGCCCTGCAACAAACGGAGCCCCGGCTCGGGATGCCCGGCCCGCGAGGGGGCGCACCGCGATCTCGCGGTGCTCGGCCACTCGCCGGAATGCGTGGCCACCAACCCCTCGGACATGGCGGTCGCCCTCGCCGCGCTCGACGCCACCGTCCGGCTGTACGGGCCCGAGGGCGAACGGACCGTGCCCGTCACCGGCTTCCACCGGCTGCCCGGCGACAACCCCGACCAGGACACGGTCATCAGGCCGGGGGAGCTGATCACCGAGGTGGTGCTGCCGCCCCGCCCGGACGGCGCGGCATCGCTGTACCGCAAGGCCCGCGACCGCGCTTCGTACGCCTTCGCGCTGGCTTCCGTCGCGGTGTCGCTGACGGTGAGCGAAGGCCGCGTCGCGCACGTGTCGCTCGCCTTCGGAGGGCTCGCCCACCGCCCGTGGCGTGCGCGGGTCGCGGAGGACGTCCTGCGCGGAGCACCCGCCGGCCGCGAGGCCTTCGCGCGGGCGGTGGAGGCCGAACTGGAGGCCGCCAGACCCCTGCGGGACAACGGTTTCAAGGTGGGGCTGGCCCGCAACCTGGCCGTCGGCGCCCTGACCGAGCTGACCTCCCCGGCCACGCCGGCCGGGTGA
- a CDS encoding 2Fe-2S iron-sulfur cluster-binding protein, whose amino-acid sequence MDPTPAGRGAAAQAQAEGDRSTVTLHVNGTERTLTLDHRTTVLDTLREHLGLTGAKKGCDHGQCGACTVLVDGRRANSCLLLAVAQEGSRITTVEGLADGDRLHPLQAAFLERDALQCGYCTPGQICSAAGMLDEAADGFPSHVTPRTAAVHEGPAPLGADEIRERMSGNLCRCGAYPHIVQAIEDVAP is encoded by the coding sequence ATGGACCCCACCCCCGCCGGGCGCGGCGCCGCCGCGCAGGCCCAGGCCGAAGGCGACCGCTCGACCGTCACCCTGCACGTGAACGGCACCGAGCGGACCCTGACGCTCGACCACCGCACCACGGTGCTCGACACCCTGCGCGAACACCTCGGGCTGACCGGTGCGAAGAAGGGCTGCGATCACGGCCAGTGCGGCGCCTGCACCGTACTGGTCGACGGCCGGCGCGCCAACAGCTGCCTGCTCCTCGCCGTCGCCCAGGAGGGCTCCCGCATCACCACCGTCGAGGGCCTGGCGGACGGCGACCGGCTGCACCCTCTCCAGGCGGCCTTCCTGGAGAGGGACGCACTGCAGTGCGGGTACTGCACCCCCGGGCAGATCTGCTCGGCGGCCGGCATGCTCGACGAGGCGGCGGACGGATTTCCGTCCCACGTCACCCCGCGGACGGCGGCCGTCCACGAGGGGCCCGCACCGCTCGGGGCGGACGAGATCCGCGAACGGATGAGCGGCAACCTCTGCAGGTGCGGCGCCTACCCGCACATCGTTCAGGCGATCGAGGACGTGGCCCCGTGA
- a CDS encoding LLM class F420-dependent oxidoreductase, with protein sequence MIKIGYTMMTEQAGPRALVEDVVAAEEAGFDFSVTSDHYFPWLASQGHAPYAWSVLGAAAQATSRIPLMTYVTCPTTRYHPAVIAQKAATLQLLAEGRFRLGLGSGENLNEHVVGAGWPAAHVRLEMLEEAVEIIRALFDGDCVNHHGTHFDVENAKLWDLPEQRVPIGIAVSGPKSCALAGRLGDLVIATEPERDLLSAFDRHGGTGKPRVGQLPVCYDPDRDAAVARAHDQFRWSVGGWKVNSELPGPAGFEQATQHVRPEDVAESVPCGDDVDTFVEAVRAYSDAGFTEIALVQVGGEHQRPFIDWARSTLLPALREL encoded by the coding sequence ATGATCAAAATTGGCTACACGATGATGACCGAGCAGGCAGGCCCCCGCGCACTCGTCGAGGACGTGGTGGCAGCGGAAGAGGCGGGCTTCGATTTCTCCGTCACCTCCGATCACTACTTCCCCTGGCTCGCTTCCCAGGGACACGCGCCTTATGCCTGGTCCGTGCTGGGAGCCGCCGCCCAGGCGACGTCCAGGATCCCGCTGATGACGTACGTGACCTGCCCCACCACGCGCTACCACCCCGCCGTGATCGCCCAGAAGGCGGCGACGCTCCAGCTCCTGGCCGAAGGCCGCTTCCGGCTCGGCCTCGGTTCCGGCGAGAACCTCAACGAGCACGTCGTGGGCGCGGGCTGGCCGGCCGCCCACGTGCGCCTGGAGATGCTCGAAGAGGCCGTGGAGATCATCCGGGCGCTCTTCGACGGCGACTGCGTCAACCACCACGGCACGCACTTCGACGTGGAGAACGCCAAGCTCTGGGACCTGCCCGAGCAGCGCGTCCCCATCGGCATCGCCGTCTCGGGGCCGAAGTCGTGCGCGCTCGCGGGACGGCTGGGCGACCTGGTCATCGCGACCGAGCCCGAGCGTGACCTGCTGAGCGCCTTCGACCGCCACGGCGGCACCGGCAAGCCGCGCGTCGGCCAGCTGCCCGTCTGCTACGACCCCGACCGGGACGCCGCCGTCGCCCGCGCCCACGACCAGTTCCGCTGGTCGGTCGGCGGCTGGAAGGTCAACTCCGAACTGCCCGGCCCCGCGGGCTTCGAGCAGGCGACCCAGCACGTCCGGCCGGAGGACGTCGCCGAGTCCGTCCCGTGCGGCGACGACGTCGACACGTTCGTCGAGGCCGTCCGCGCCTACAGCGACGCGGGCTTCACCGAGATCGCCCTGGTGCAGGTGGGCGGCGAGCACCAGCGGCCCTTCATCGACTGGGCCAGGAGCACGCTCCTGCCGGCGCTGCGCGAACTCTGA
- a CDS encoding DUF6479 family protein, whose protein sequence is MDVTNGAWESLATTGGANGPGAVGVIIGIVGLFVVLLLIGGFVFGMRRRDKESRPPRPEEQPHRPDHRTEVQESGSHHADKFPENGRALSPYELSDHGNEVIPPPEDEPRRD, encoded by the coding sequence ATGGACGTAACGAACGGAGCATGGGAATCGCTCGCCACCACCGGCGGTGCAAACGGGCCGGGCGCGGTCGGCGTGATCATCGGCATCGTCGGCCTCTTCGTCGTGCTGCTGCTGATCGGGGGCTTCGTGTTCGGGATGAGGCGCCGTGACAAGGAATCACGGCCCCCTCGCCCCGAGGAGCAGCCGCACCGCCCGGACCACCGGACGGAGGTGCAGGAGAGCGGTTCGCACCACGCGGACAAGTTTCCCGAGAACGGCCGGGCCCTCTCCCCGTACGAGCTGAGTGACCACGGTAACGAGGTGATCCCGCCGCCGGAGGACGAACCACGGCGTGACTGA
- a CDS encoding cation diffusion facilitator family transporter has translation MQRPESDRRTRITVLVALAANIVIAAAKAVGGLLSGSPALLSEAAHSVADSVNEVFLLAALRRSSRPPDARHPFGYGKERYFWSLLAAVGIFVVGGCFSFFQGFEALSSDEHESPGGYTVGLIVLGVAFLAEGGSLVRALLQLRGEEDGARDPALRTVVAEDSTAVLGVLLAMAGMVLHLVTGDVVWEASASLGIGLLLVHVAFRLGKDARDRLIGESADPGLRRGVEEYLMAQAEIDNVAALFTMGLGLDSVLVAARIDLAPGIDSEEVERVSVRIRESMAREWPEADHIFLDITNAPPRGGV, from the coding sequence ATGCAACGGCCTGAGTCGGACCGCAGGACCCGCATCACCGTCCTGGTCGCTCTCGCGGCCAACATCGTGATCGCGGCGGCCAAGGCGGTGGGAGGGCTCCTCTCGGGCTCGCCCGCCCTCCTGTCCGAGGCCGCCCACTCCGTGGCGGACAGCGTGAACGAGGTCTTCCTCCTGGCCGCGCTGCGGCGCAGCAGCCGCCCTCCGGACGCCCGTCATCCCTTCGGGTACGGCAAGGAGCGGTACTTCTGGTCGCTGCTCGCGGCTGTCGGGATCTTCGTCGTGGGGGGCTGCTTCTCGTTCTTCCAGGGCTTCGAGGCCCTCAGCAGTGACGAGCACGAGTCACCCGGCGGGTACACCGTGGGCCTGATCGTCCTCGGCGTCGCCTTCCTCGCCGAAGGCGGTTCACTGGTGCGCGCACTCCTCCAGCTCCGGGGCGAGGAGGACGGCGCCCGTGACCCGGCGTTGCGGACAGTGGTCGCCGAGGACAGCACGGCCGTACTGGGCGTGCTGCTGGCCATGGCGGGGATGGTTCTGCACCTGGTCACGGGAGACGTCGTGTGGGAGGCGTCGGCCTCGCTGGGGATCGGCCTGCTGCTCGTCCACGTCGCCTTCCGGCTGGGCAAGGACGCCCGCGACCGGCTGATCGGGGAGTCCGCCGATCCCGGGCTGCGCAGGGGCGTGGAGGAGTACCTCATGGCCCAGGCCGAGATCGACAACGTGGCGGCCCTGTTCACCATGGGCCTGGGTCTCGACTCGGTGCTGGTGGCGGCCAGGATAGACCTGGCACCCGGCATCGACAGCGAGGAGGTCGAGCGGGTCTCCGTCCGGATCAGGGAGTCGATGGCCCGTGAGTGGCCGGAGGCCGATCACATCTTCCTGGACATCACGAACGCTCCCCCACGCGGCGGTGTGTGA
- a CDS encoding VOC family protein: protein MTASEPRTAPEPAPLTGATAPCWVHLVTHELEAAQRFYGAVLGWTFRAAPLGRDFAMARSDGVPVAGIGAVASAYQVAVAWTPYFSVRNADVASARIRERSGTVAVGPLTIGVGRAVLAADRDGASFGIWEWTGRAASLSPSGHRSHAWLRLRTRDAFDAAIFYGEVLGWASGEPGGCEVAYVGDEVLVRCNGRPLARISSGAVEAAPDPVVRPHWQVQFPVADVAATVVAAERHGGALMERRAVPHGSEATLRDPDGGLFTVTDVRSPADSDD, encoded by the coding sequence ATGACCGCTAGCGAACCGCGGACCGCGCCGGAGCCGGCACCCCTGACCGGTGCCACCGCGCCGTGCTGGGTCCATCTGGTGACCCACGAACTGGAGGCCGCGCAGCGCTTCTACGGCGCCGTTCTCGGCTGGACCTTCCGGGCGGCCCCGCTGGGCAGGGACTTCGCCATGGCCCGCTCCGACGGGGTGCCGGTGGCGGGTATCGGCGCGGTCGCCTCCGCCTACCAGGTGGCGGTGGCCTGGACCCCGTACTTCTCGGTGCGGAACGCCGACGTGGCATCGGCCCGCATCCGCGAGCGCAGCGGCACGGTGGCCGTGGGCCCTTTGACCATCGGCGTGGGCCGGGCGGTGCTCGCCGCCGACCGTGACGGTGCCTCGTTCGGCATCTGGGAGTGGACGGGCCGGGCCGCTTCCCTCTCACCGTCCGGCCACCGGTCGCACGCCTGGCTCCGGCTGCGCACCAGGGACGCCTTCGACGCCGCCATCTTCTACGGTGAGGTGCTCGGATGGGCGAGCGGGGAACCGGGCGGGTGCGAGGTCGCGTACGTCGGGGACGAGGTGCTGGTGCGCTGCAACGGCCGCCCGCTGGCCCGGATCAGCTCAGGAGCCGTCGAGGCCGCACCCGACCCGGTGGTGCGCCCGCACTGGCAGGTGCAGTTCCCGGTGGCCGATGTGGCGGCGACGGTCGTCGCGGCGGAACGGCACGGCGGCGCCCTCATGGAGCGGCGCGCCGTCCCGCACGGCAGCGAGGCGACGCTGCGTGACCCGGACGGCGGGCTGTTCACCGTGACGGACGTACGCAGTCCCGCGGACTCGGACGACTGA
- a CDS encoding DUF6328 family protein: MGHIPADGSEDDGTARPGVHPQSGRRETEEERADRRWGDLLQELRVAQTGVQILFGFLLAVVFQPRFADLSTTDRNIYVVTVMLGSATAAALIGPVSYHRLLTGRRMKPQTVTWASRMTKLGLGLLFCTMCSTLLLILRVALHNVVALWLVGAMALWFLACWFVFPLWAIVRGDGPQPGRGDRDGDGRGTRG, encoded by the coding sequence ATGGGACACATACCGGCGGACGGCAGTGAGGACGACGGGACGGCGAGGCCGGGGGTGCACCCGCAGAGTGGCCGTCGCGAGACCGAGGAGGAACGGGCGGACCGGCGGTGGGGCGACCTGCTCCAGGAGTTGCGCGTCGCCCAGACCGGTGTGCAGATCCTCTTCGGCTTCCTGCTCGCCGTCGTCTTCCAGCCCCGCTTCGCCGATCTCTCGACCACCGACCGCAACATCTACGTCGTGACCGTGATGCTCGGGTCCGCGACGGCCGCCGCTCTGATAGGGCCGGTCTCGTACCACCGGCTGCTCACCGGGCGGCGGATGAAGCCGCAGACGGTCACCTGGGCCTCGCGCATGACGAAACTGGGGCTCGGTCTGCTCTTCTGCACCATGTGCAGCACCCTGCTGCTCATCCTGAGGGTGGCACTGCACAACGTGGTGGCCCTGTGGCTGGTCGGCGCGATGGCCCTGTGGTTCCTGGCCTGCTGGTTCGTGTTCCCCCTGTGGGCCATCGTCCGGGGCGACGGCCCACAGCCGGGTCGCGGGGATCGGGACGGCGACGGTCGCGGCACGCGGGGCTGA
- a CDS encoding cysteine hydrolase family protein gives MGKHAVIVIDMINSYEHQDADLLLPSVRRATPAIARLIERARDAKVPVIYVNDNFGEWRSHHGEIVDQALAGSHPELVEPVRPDESSLFVVKARHSAFYETPLAYLLNQLDVDQVVLCGQVTEQCILYSALDAHIRYLGVTVPEDAVAHIHADLAEAALAMMRRNMGADIRTVDTVEF, from the coding sequence ATGGGTAAGCACGCCGTCATCGTCATCGACATGATCAACAGCTACGAGCACCAGGACGCCGATCTGCTCCTCCCGTCGGTCAGACGGGCCACCCCCGCGATCGCGCGACTGATCGAGCGGGCCAGGGACGCCAAGGTGCCCGTGATCTACGTCAACGACAACTTCGGGGAATGGCGTTCCCATCACGGCGAGATCGTCGACCAGGCGCTCGCCGGCTCCCATCCGGAACTCGTCGAGCCGGTGCGGCCCGACGAATCGTCCCTCTTCGTGGTGAAGGCCAGGCATTCGGCCTTCTACGAGACGCCACTGGCCTACCTTTTGAACCAACTCGATGTGGACCAGGTCGTCCTGTGCGGCCAGGTGACCGAACAGTGCATCCTCTACTCCGCACTCGACGCGCATATCCGGTACCTGGGCGTCACCGTCCCCGAGGACGCCGTGGCCCACATCCACGCCGACCTCGCCGAGGCGGCGCTCGCGATGATGCGGCGCAACATGGGGGCGGACATCCGGACGGTGGACACCGTGGAGTTCTGA
- a CDS encoding VOC family protein yields MSVELNHTIIHCRDNRESAEFLAHILDLTPGREWGPFIPVVLANNVTLDFATVPAESITAQHYAFLISEAEFDAAFGRIEAQGTPYYADPHRKHPGEINHNDGGRGVYFPDPSGHGMELITRPYGGWS; encoded by the coding sequence GTGTCGGTCGAGCTGAATCACACCATCATTCACTGCCGGGACAACCGCGAGTCCGCGGAATTCCTGGCGCACATCCTGGACCTCACCCCCGGAAGGGAATGGGGACCTTTCATTCCGGTCGTCCTCGCGAACAACGTCACGCTGGACTTCGCGACCGTTCCCGCCGAATCCATCACCGCGCAGCACTACGCGTTCCTCATTTCGGAAGCGGAGTTCGACGCGGCCTTCGGCCGCATCGAGGCGCAGGGGACCCCGTACTACGCCGATCCCCACCGGAAGCATCCCGGCGAGATCAACCACAACGACGGCGGCCGTGGCGTGTACTTCCCCGATCCCAGCGGCCACGGGATGGAGCTCATCACCCGCCCGTACGGCGGCTGGTCGTAG
- a CDS encoding GNAT family N-acetyltransferase yields the protein MRSSITTSRGGGAGRGEVRVRRAVARDARRLTRLVTASRAYEGHYAPMVAGYRVGPDYIETHRVFAAVDAEERVLGFYALILTPPELDLMFVGDHAQGRGIGRLLVGHMREEARRAGLAAVRIVSHPPAEGFYRSVGARRTGTVTAAPPAVMWDRPELSLATDGS from the coding sequence ATGAGATCGAGCATTACGACGTCGCGGGGCGGTGGTGCCGGGCGCGGTGAGGTGCGGGTGCGGAGAGCCGTGGCGCGAGACGCCCGGCGGCTCACCCGCCTGGTCACCGCGTCACGCGCCTACGAAGGCCACTACGCCCCGATGGTCGCGGGGTACAGGGTGGGCCCCGACTACATCGAGACGCACCGCGTCTTCGCCGCCGTGGACGCGGAGGAACGGGTGCTGGGTTTCTACGCGCTGATCCTCACCCCGCCGGAACTGGACCTCATGTTCGTCGGCGACCACGCCCAGGGGCGGGGCATCGGGCGCCTGCTCGTCGGCCACATGCGGGAGGAGGCGCGCCGTGCCGGCCTGGCCGCCGTGCGCATCGTCTCGCATCCCCCGGCCGAGGGCTTCTACCGCAGTGTGGGGGCGCGGCGCACCGGCACGGTCACGGCCGCCCCGCCCGCCGTGATGTGGGACAGGCCAGAGCTGAGCCTCGCGACCGACGGCTCATGA
- a CDS encoding DUF1992 domain-containing protein has translation MTERKPAGVSFESWVDKQIREAEQRGDFSGLSGFGKPITGLERPYDETWWIKAKMQREGLSVLPPSLTLRKEAEDAREAAIRARSEAEVRRILTEVNEKIRKALLMPPEGPPLNLAPFDVDAVVEEWHAHRRAD, from the coding sequence GTGACCGAGCGCAAGCCGGCCGGCGTCAGCTTCGAGTCATGGGTGGACAAGCAGATTCGCGAGGCCGAACAGCGCGGCGACTTCTCCGGGCTGTCGGGTTTCGGCAAGCCGATCACCGGCCTGGAACGGCCCTATGACGAGACGTGGTGGATCAAGGCGAAGATGCAGCGTGAGGGGCTCTCGGTGCTCCCGCCCTCGCTCACGCTGCGCAAGGAGGCCGAGGACGCACGGGAAGCGGCCATCCGTGCGAGGTCCGAGGCCGAGGTCCGGCGCATCCTCACGGAGGTCAACGAGAAGATCCGCAAGGCTCTGCTGATGCCGCCGGAGGGGCCGCCGCTGAACCTCGCGCCCTTCGACGTCGACGCCGTCGTCGAGGAGTGGCACGCGCACAGGCGTGCGGATTGA
- a CDS encoding tyrosine-protein phosphatase, translating to MQTARAVPAATVVNLRDLGGIALGRDRRLRQGILLRSGQLSDFDAESDMAVAALGIRTVVDLRTADERRWAPDRLPPGARLFVADVLGDHPVVGPARLRALLSDADGAATSLGGGRAESLLAQSYRDMVLSPGAGAAYRAFLETAADPRARPLLFHCASGKDRTGWATALLLLLAGASRDVVQAEFLAVNRAIRAAFAPVVRRYLDAGGDPDIASAIIEVRPRYLDAALDAMDERWGGLEGYLRDGLRVPRTVVARLRADLVAP from the coding sequence GTGCAAACCGCCCGGGCCGTCCCGGCCGCTACCGTCGTCAACCTGCGCGATCTCGGTGGTATCGCCCTCGGGCGCGACCGCCGGCTGCGGCAGGGCATCCTTCTCCGCTCCGGCCAACTGAGCGACTTCGACGCGGAGAGCGACATGGCGGTGGCCGCACTCGGTATCCGTACGGTCGTCGATCTCCGCACGGCCGACGAACGCCGGTGGGCCCCCGACCGGCTGCCACCGGGCGCCAGGCTGTTCGTAGCCGATGTCCTGGGTGACCACCCGGTGGTGGGTCCGGCCCGGCTGCGGGCCCTGCTCTCCGACGCGGACGGGGCGGCGACCTCCCTCGGCGGCGGACGGGCCGAGAGCCTGTTGGCCCAGAGCTATCGCGACATGGTTCTCTCCCCGGGTGCCGGGGCCGCCTACCGGGCCTTTCTGGAGACCGCCGCGGACCCCCGGGCGAGACCCCTGCTCTTCCACTGCGCGTCGGGGAAGGACCGCACGGGCTGGGCCACCGCGCTCCTGCTCCTGCTGGCGGGCGCCTCGCGCGATGTGGTCCAGGCCGAGTTCCTGGCGGTGAACAGGGCGATCCGAGCCGCTTTCGCACCGGTGGTGCGGCGCTACCTCGATGCGGGCGGCGACCCGGACATCGCCTCGGCGATCATCGAGGTGCGGCCCCGGTACCTCGACGCGGCCCTGGACGCCATGGACGAACGGTGGGGCGGACTCGAGGGTTACCTGCGCGACGGGCTGCGCGTCCCCCGGACGGTGGTGGCGCGGCTTCGCGCGGACCTGGTGGCGCCCTGA
- a CDS encoding SHOCT domain-containing protein yields the protein MAVGPVEYLVITFPGERFADTVAPLLADAVASQAVRILDLAFARGGEDGALHLVETAEIDPRGLVPVERPVREAAGWPALSDVDALGRLPAGTVAALVAWEDRWPVALTRVVQAAGGELVAHAVVPSPDGGDDVITLLERLAELKKQDVLTDAEFAEHKARILAD from the coding sequence ATGGCCGTGGGACCCGTGGAGTACCTGGTCATCACCTTTCCCGGTGAGCGGTTCGCCGACACGGTCGCGCCGCTGCTGGCCGACGCGGTCGCGTCGCAGGCGGTACGCATCCTCGATCTGGCTTTCGCCCGCGGTGGCGAGGACGGAGCCCTCCACCTCGTGGAGACGGCCGAGATCGACCCGCGGGGACTCGTGCCCGTCGAGCGGCCGGTGCGCGAGGCGGCCGGATGGCCGGCCCTCTCGGACGTCGACGCGCTCGGACGCCTGCCGGCGGGCACCGTCGCCGCGCTGGTCGCCTGGGAGGACCGCTGGCCGGTCGCCCTCACCCGAGTGGTCCAGGCGGCCGGCGGTGAGCTGGTCGCACATGCGGTCGTCCCGTCACCGGACGGCGGGGACGATGTCATCACGCTGCTCGAGCGGCTGGCGGAGCTCAAGAAGCAGGACGTTCTGACCGACGCCGAGTTCGCGGAGCACAAGGCGAGGATCCTCGCCGACTGA